ATTTGTATTTCTATTATTATTGGCAGGATATAATTACTAATGCTTATCTTAATATACTTTAATCATGGTAATAATTATAATTCTAAATAAAAGAAGATTTGATAGATGTCATGAGTATTTACTGTCTACTAGCTAGCTTCTCATGATTAGTAATGGGGACTAACTATGGACAAAAAAACTATCTAAAAACAAAGGGATCGTTTACTTTTGAAAGGAAACAAAAGTATCGTTACAATGTTGTAAAAATTGGTCGCCCAAATAAATAAACTTCGAATTTaacattgttttaaaaaaaaaaaagttagataaGTATTTATATCTTTTACATAATAGTTATCTTTAATATGTAAAGTTATTATtctatatatattaatatgaatatgTTGGAAAATTAGAAAATGATAATACCTTTGTTGGACATTTTTCACCCCTCTCTTTCGCAATACTCTGAACTTGGATCAAGAAATCACGGCACTGTTCGTATAGATGAAACAGGTAATCAAGTCCATTCTTTTTTCCACGCGCCACCTCCCCCGGCTCAGTCACAATGAACGGATGCTCTCTCTGCCGCTCTACTCCGCCACCGCCACCATTCTCTGGATCGTCCTCACTTTCATTCTCGTAATTATCATCTCCTCCAACCACTTGTGAAGACGATCCGATTCTACCCTTTACACGAATTTGCTTGCCCCTCCGTTGCTTACTTTGCTTCGCCTTTCCTCCTGCACAGCTCCCAATCGCCGCCATCTCCCATGCACCTCCGCCACCGCCACTCCCCGCAGCTTCATTTTCTTGTTGCACCGGTTCTTCCGACAAGCCtgtgccaaaaaaaaaaaattaaaaacaataaaacTTAGAATTTTATCAAATAGTGATAAACTTCAAAACATACCAAACAGAAGGTAATTGTTTTTTATGTTTCTGCATGGAAAAATGTATGAAAATACACGAACCTTCTTGAGATAGCGCGTCAAGGGTGTTGGTAGTGTCGGAAGAAAGAAGGTAGCGCCGCCTCGAATCCTCCTCCTCCTGGCGGCGTCGCTCCGCTCTGACGGCGGCTTTGATGCCGTACCTCTCACCAACAAGTAAATCCCATCGGAAAATATGGGACAAGCTGTTCATCATCTCGTCGAGCTCTTCATCTTTCATGTCCAACAGCGTGTTCGCCGTGAACCCGAGCTCCGCTATCTTCGTGGC
The genomic region above belongs to Lactuca sativa cultivar Salinas chromosome 4, Lsat_Salinas_v11, whole genome shotgun sequence and contains:
- the LOC111892192 gene encoding floricaula/leafy homolog; the encoded protein is MDPETLSANLFKWDTRAALAPPASRIYEPITLQQQPQQPPPPPPSMVATSAGMGGYLVRDNRDLGGLEEVFHAYGVRYFTATKIAELGFTANTLLDMKDEELDEMMNSLSHIFRWDLLVGERYGIKAAVRAERRRQEEEDSRRRYLLSSDTTNTLDALSQEGLSEEPVQQENEAAGSGGGGGAWEMAAIGSCAGGKAKQSKQRRGKQIRVKGRIGSSSQVVGGDDNYENESEDDPENGGGGGVERQREHPFIVTEPGEVARGKKNGLDYLFHLYEQCRDFLIQVQSIAKERGEKCPTKVTNQVFRFAKKAGASYINKPKMRHYVHCYALHCLDEVASNALRRAFKERGENVGAWRQACYKPLVSIAARQGWDIDAIFNTHPRLSIWYVPTKLRQLCHAERSSAAMAAATAASTSVVGCSGGGHLQF